TTTTTGCTGTTTCTGAACTTTGGGTATGGCTTGTTACTGGCATAGGTATCTTAACTTTATTCTGGGGTTCTTTCTTTGCAGTCAAGCAAACTGATTTAAAAGGAATTCTTGCTTTCTCAACAGTGAGTCAGCTTGGGCTTATTATGTCATTGCTCGGTGCAAGTGCGGTAGCTTATCACACAAATGGTGCAATAGATAGCATCAAATTTGCAGCCTTTGCAGCTATCTTCCATCTTATAAACCACGCAACCTTTAAAGGTAGCTTATTCATGATAGCAGGTATTATTGATCATGAAACAGGTACACGTGATATTCGTAAACTAGGTGGCTTAATGAGTATTATGCCAATTAGCTTTACAGTCACAGCAATTGGTAGTTTATCAATGGCAGGTCTACCTCCATTTAATGGTTTCTTAAGTAAGGAAATGTTTTTAACTGCTATGCTAGCACTTCAAAATTTTGAATTTTTTGGCTTTGAAACATGGGGGGTATTTTTCCCTATTATTGCTTGGATTGCTAGTATATTTACATTTATCTATAGTTTTTATTTTGTCTTTCGAACATTTACTGGCAAATATACACCAGAAAAATTGCCTCAGAAACCACATGAGGCTCCCATCGGTATGTTAATTTCGCCAATGATTTTAGCTACATTAGTCATAGCAATATTCTTTATTCCGAATTTTGTTGGTGATACTTTTGTAAAGCCAGCTGTCCAAGCTATCCAGCCGTTCCTGTATGACTCACCTCAGGATATTGACATTCATGTAGCTGCTTGGCATGGTAGTTTAACACCCGAATTACTTATGACAATTGGTATCGTCATTGTAGGTGTTTTAATGTTTGTCGCATTACCGAAATGGCAAGGTATGTACACACGATTCCCACAGGCATTCACGTTAAACAATGCCTACGACAAGTTGATGCTTGGTCTTGATGTTGGCTTGAATCGCGTATCACGACTTTATATGACAGGCTCTATGCGTCACTATTTACTTTATATGTTTAGCAGCATCGCAGCGATTGTCATAGGCTCTTTATTTGTAAAAAATGCCTTTACCTTCTCTTTCCAAAATACGGCACCTATTCGTTCGTATGAGATTATTTTAGTGGTGGTTTTGGTCATTGGTACAGCCATTACAATTTTAGCAAAATCACGTCTAACAGCCATTATAGGACTTGGATCTGTTGGTTATACAGTTGCATTATTCTTTGTTATTTTTAATGCTCCTGATTTAGCATTAACACAGCTTGTTATTGAAACGATTTCTGTTGCATTATTTTTATTAGCATTTTACCATCTCCCTAAGCTTGGGAAACGTGAAGAACGAATGAGATTCCAATTAAACCGCGCGATAGTTTCCATCGCAGTTGGAGTAATGGTCACGCTTGTAGCACTATCTGCCCAATCACAAAAATTAATTCCAACTATTTCAAAGTATTATGAGGAAACAGTTTATTCAAAAGCCGGCGGTGGTAACATTGTTAATGTGATTTTAGTAGATTATCGTGGCTTCGATACATTATTTGAAATTACTGTACTAGGTATTGCTGGCATGGCCATTTTAGCAATGATC
This genomic stretch from Lysinibacillus pakistanensis harbors:
- a CDS encoding Na+/H+ antiporter subunit A — protein: MLQVLYIFIPMLAAILVPFLYKSIKNIHTGWFVLAVPATLAIIYTTYIAKVADGEVFHAELPWIPSLNISVVSYLDGLSLLFSLLITGIGSLVVLYSIFYLDKHKEKLHNFYVYLLLFMSAMLGVVQSDHLITLYFFWELTSISSFLLIGYWFTRDASRLGALKSMMITVGGGLMMLGGFILLYLMGGTYSIRELIVLAPDLVHHPLFTWSLVLLLLGAFTKSAQFPFYIWLPDAMEAPTPVSAYLHSATMVKAGIYLVARFTPIFAVSELWVWLVTGIGILTLFWGSFFAVKQTDLKGILAFSTVSQLGLIMSLLGASAVAYHTNGAIDSIKFAAFAAIFHLINHATFKGSLFMIAGIIDHETGTRDIRKLGGLMSIMPISFTVTAIGSLSMAGLPPFNGFLSKEMFLTAMLALQNFEFFGFETWGVFFPIIAWIASIFTFIYSFYFVFRTFTGKYTPEKLPQKPHEAPIGMLISPMILATLVIAIFFIPNFVGDTFVKPAVQAIQPFLYDSPQDIDIHVAAWHGSLTPELLMTIGIVIVGVLMFVALPKWQGMYTRFPQAFTLNNAYDKLMLGLDVGLNRVSRLYMTGSMRHYLLYMFSSIAAIVIGSLFVKNAFTFSFQNTAPIRSYEIILVVVLVIGTAITILAKSRLTAIIGLGSVGYTVALFFVIFNAPDLALTQLVIETISVALFLLAFYHLPKLGKREERMRFQLNRAIVSIAVGVMVTLVALSAQSQKLIPTISKYYEETVYSKAGGGNIVNVILVDYRGFDTLFEITVLGIAGMAILAMIKLRMNRKEKTHENK